AACTGAATCTTCAGTTTTTCATTGAGGTCGGATGGCGCACTGTACTCAACAACCCAGTACATACCGGTTGTTTTCTTTTGAATGGGGTACGCCAGTGATTTCAGTCCCCAGGGATTGCTGTTTACGATAGCACCACCATGTTCAGTAATGAAGTCTACATACTTCTTCTGAGCGGCAGCGTAGCTTTCGTCGTTCAGCACAGGGGTAAAAATCACCATCAATTCATAATTGTTCATGATCCCTGATTGGTTTTAAAATGTTTACAATGGACACCCTTCATCGTTGTGAGTCGGGGCGAATTCAGTCATTTCAGCTGAATTTGGGCGGCGAAGGTAGGAGAAACCGCCTATTTGGCAAAACAAAATTCAAGGCCAGCAAGGCTTTCGCCATAAGCAGCGGCAAATATAGGGAGGGGGCTGTCAGCAGTTTTGCTCATGGCAGCCGCCGTTCGCCGCCCTGCGGGTTCCGTACCGGCCTTTGCCATAGGCCCTGCGGGCATAGCACCGCCCGGCACTGCCCTCCGGTCTGGTGCAGCCCCTCAGCTATGTATCTTTCCCCGGCAGGCCTTACATTCGAAGCCATGCAACTGCCTCCGCCACATATTTCACCCCTCTCCGAAACCGACTGGTTGCTTCAGTTTCACACCGGCTTATCCGTTGCCGCCAATCAGCAACTGCATGAACTGGCGTCACTGTTTCGCCAGCAGTACAGCCGTTTATTGCAAGATGTAGTAGTGGCTTACGATAGCCTGCTGCTCCGGTTCCACCAGCCGCAGCCCGATGCTGACGTTTGGATGCATGACGGCCTGAAACAGTTGGCAGACAAGCTTTCAACGGGTGCCACCACTACATTAATAGAAATACCCGTTTGTTACGACCAGGCCTTGCGCAACGATTTGGCAGCTATGGCTCAGC
The Phnomibacter ginsenosidimutans genome window above contains:
- the rpsF gene encoding 30S ribosomal protein S6, which translates into the protein MNNYELMVIFTPVLNDESYAAAQKKYVDFITEHGGAIVNSNPWGLKSLAYPIQKKTTGMYWVVEYSAPSDLNEKLKIQFLRDDNVMRHLFVKLDKHAVEYNARKKSGVKAETEKAEA
- the pxpB gene encoding 5-oxoprolinase subunit PxpB — translated: MYLSPAGLTFEAMQLPPPHISPLSETDWLLQFHTGLSVAANQQLHELASLFRQQYSRLLQDVVVAYDSLLLRFHQPQPDADVWMHDGLKQLADKLSTGATTTLIEIPVCYDQALRNDLAAMAQQINLSAAEIVQLHSAATYHIYMLGFLPGFAYMGSVDERIALPRKAAPVPVKAGAVGIAGMQTGIYPTASPGGWNIVGYTPLQMFDVHREPACVLQPGQQVRFVPVSLSDFKSLQAS